The Streptomyces sp. NBC_01275 genome has a segment encoding these proteins:
- a CDS encoding methyltransferase domain-containing protein, translating to MTRTDGYLLDNRQNEARERFDAFAALFDPTTFRHLEELGIGPGWRCWEVGAGGTSVVSWLAKKVGPTGKVVATDIDTTQLAPAARPPVEVRVHDVGVEEPPGESFDLVHARLVLVHVPDRERALRSMVRALRPGGRLLVEDADPALQPLLCPDEHGPEQQLANRLRHGFRTLLADRGADLSYGRKLPRLLREAGLHRVEADAYFPVTSPACAALESATVRQIRDRLVTAGLATDAEIDRHLAHVASGSMDLATAPMISAWGRKE from the coding sequence ATGACGCGAACCGACGGGTATCTCCTCGACAACCGGCAGAACGAGGCGAGGGAACGCTTCGACGCCTTCGCAGCCCTCTTCGACCCCACGACGTTCCGCCACCTCGAAGAGCTCGGCATCGGCCCCGGCTGGCGCTGCTGGGAGGTCGGCGCGGGCGGCACCTCCGTGGTGTCCTGGCTGGCGAAGAAGGTCGGACCGACCGGCAAGGTCGTCGCGACCGACATCGACACCACCCAGCTGGCCCCGGCCGCCCGCCCGCCGGTCGAGGTACGCGTCCACGACGTCGGCGTCGAGGAGCCGCCCGGGGAGAGCTTCGACCTGGTCCACGCCCGGCTCGTCCTGGTCCATGTGCCCGACCGGGAGCGGGCGTTGCGGTCGATGGTCAGGGCTTTGCGCCCCGGCGGACGGCTCCTGGTCGAGGATGCCGACCCCGCCCTGCAGCCCTTGCTCTGCCCCGACGAGCACGGCCCGGAACAGCAGCTGGCCAACCGGCTGCGGCACGGCTTCCGCACACTCCTCGCGGACCGCGGCGCCGACCTCTCCTACGGCCGTAAGCTCCCGCGTCTGCTCCGCGAGGCCGGGTTGCACCGGGTCGAGGCCGACGCCTATTTCCCGGTCACCTCGCCGGCCTGCGCCGCCCTGGAATCCGCGACGGTCCGCCAGATCCGCGACCGACTCGTCACCGCCGGCCTCGCGACCGACGCCGAGATCGACCGACACCTCGCCCACGTCGCCTCCGGCAGCATGGACCTGGCCACGGCTCCGATGATCTCGGCGTGGGGACGGAAGGAGTAG
- a CDS encoding magnesium and cobalt transport protein CorA has protein sequence MTMAGNLRKVTGLGRVGGLRKVARLGRRRARVDLSHHARSPLGSSVVNCVTYQEGVRATVGTDLVDTVERVRKSGHGFVWLGLHEPTNDEFAGIAELFDLHPLAVEDAVEAHQRPKVERYGETLFAVFKTVCYVEHEELTATSEVVNTGEIMVFVGRDFVVTVRHGRHGSLGPLREELESDPGQLAKGPSAVLHAIADHVVDDYLNVIDSVQGDIDQVEADVFAENGARADPGRIYQLKRELLELKRAVVPLKRPLLDLADRPVRVVDPEIQAYFRDVSDHLLRATEQIAAFDELLNSILQAHLAQVTVAQNEDMRKITAWAAVIAVPTMVCGVYGMNFDHMPELHWKFGYPLILGVISAACLVLYRGFRRNGWL, from the coding sequence ATGACCATGGCAGGGAATCTGCGGAAGGTCACCGGCCTCGGAAGGGTCGGCGGCCTACGCAAGGTGGCGCGGTTGGGCCGACGGCGTGCGCGCGTCGACCTGAGTCACCACGCACGCTCCCCGCTGGGTTCCTCCGTGGTGAACTGCGTGACGTATCAGGAGGGCGTCCGGGCCACCGTCGGCACGGATCTGGTCGACACGGTGGAGCGGGTCCGCAAGAGCGGCCACGGCTTCGTCTGGCTGGGCCTCCATGAGCCGACGAACGACGAGTTCGCGGGCATCGCGGAGCTCTTCGACCTGCATCCGCTGGCGGTCGAGGACGCCGTCGAGGCCCATCAGCGTCCGAAGGTCGAGCGGTACGGCGAGACGCTGTTCGCAGTGTTCAAAACGGTCTGCTACGTCGAGCACGAGGAGCTCACGGCGACGAGCGAGGTGGTCAACACCGGCGAGATCATGGTGTTCGTCGGCCGGGACTTCGTCGTCACGGTGCGGCACGGACGGCATGGCTCGCTGGGCCCGCTGCGCGAGGAGCTGGAGTCCGATCCGGGTCAGCTCGCCAAGGGGCCGTCGGCGGTGCTGCACGCCATCGCGGACCATGTCGTCGACGACTATCTCAACGTGATCGACTCCGTACAGGGGGACATCGACCAGGTCGAGGCGGACGTCTTCGCCGAGAACGGCGCACGGGCCGACCCGGGGCGCATCTACCAGCTCAAGCGTGAACTCCTGGAGCTGAAGCGGGCGGTGGTGCCGCTGAAGCGCCCGCTGCTGGATCTCGCCGACCGGCCGGTGCGGGTGGTCGACCCGGAGATACAGGCGTACTTCCGGGACGTCTCCGACCATCTGCTGCGAGCCACGGAACAGATCGCCGCCTTCGACGAGCTGCTCAACTCGATTCTGCAGGCGCACCTGGCGCAGGTCACCGTCGCGCAGAACGAGGACATGCGGAAGATCACGGCCTGGGCCGCGGTGATCGCGGTGCCGACGATGGTCTGCGGCGTGTACGGCATGAACTTCGATCACATGCCGGAGCTGCACTGGAAGTTCGGCTATCCGTTGATCCTCGGCGTGATATCCGCGGCGTGCCTGGTGCTGTACCGCGGCTTCCGTCGCAACGGCTGGCTCTGA
- a CDS encoding PPOX class F420-dependent oxidoreductase, with protein MPIPASTPASPVPFDDSVRDLLDGRNFAGVATLGPDGAPQNSVVWIKREGDTVLFSSTEGRQKVRNLRRDPRVSLSVYDLANPYTSVEIRGTAEILPDPDKRLPHELSHKYLGIDPPAEKDEEVRVIIRIVPRKVVGFSAERLSP; from the coding sequence ATGCCGATCCCCGCAAGCACTCCTGCCTCGCCCGTTCCCTTCGACGACTCGGTCCGTGACCTCCTCGACGGCAGGAACTTCGCCGGCGTCGCCACCCTCGGCCCCGACGGAGCCCCGCAGAACTCGGTGGTCTGGATCAAACGCGAGGGCGACACCGTCCTCTTCTCCTCCACCGAAGGACGCCAGAAGGTCCGCAACCTCCGCCGCGACCCCCGCGTCAGCCTGTCGGTCTACGACCTCGCCAACCCCTACACCTCGGTCGAGATCCGCGGCACCGCCGAGATCCTCCCGGACCCCGACAAGCGGCTTCCGCACGAGCTCTCGCACAAGTACCTCGGCATCGACCCGCCCGCGGAGAAGGACGAGGAGGTACGCGTGATCATCCGCATCGTCCCGCGGAAGGTTGTGGGGTTCTCTGCTGAGCGCCTGAGCCCCTGA
- a CDS encoding uridine kinase: MGRVRLEAITWERLGDLLAERLLDLKPDDGSPWPRIAFDGAPAARPGELADRVAEALRIRGRPSHVVDTHGFLRPASLRLEYGRHDVEAYYNGWFDTGALWREVFGPLEPGGDGRILPDLWDPVTDRATRSSYVQLPPGGFLLLHGPLLLRHWFPFDLTVHVLLSPAALRRRTPEAEQWTLPAFDSYTQETDPAATADVVVRADDPRHPAWSG; encoded by the coding sequence ATGGGCCGTGTGCGACTCGAAGCGATCACCTGGGAACGGCTCGGCGACCTCCTCGCCGAGCGACTGCTCGACCTGAAGCCCGACGACGGCAGCCCCTGGCCGCGCATCGCCTTCGACGGCGCCCCGGCGGCCCGCCCGGGAGAGCTCGCCGACCGCGTCGCCGAAGCGCTGCGCATACGCGGCCGGCCTTCTCATGTCGTGGACACGCACGGCTTCCTGCGTCCGGCCTCCCTCCGCCTGGAGTACGGCCGCCACGACGTGGAGGCCTACTACAACGGCTGGTTCGACACCGGCGCGCTGTGGCGCGAGGTGTTCGGCCCCCTCGAACCCGGTGGCGACGGACGGATCCTGCCCGATCTCTGGGACCCTGTCACCGACCGCGCCACTCGTAGTTCCTACGTTCAACTCCCGCCCGGTGGCTTTCTGTTGCTGCACGGCCCCCTCCTTCTGCGCCACTGGTTCCCCTTCGATCTGACCGTTCACGTCCTCCTTTCCCCGGCGGCCCTGCGGCGGCGCACTCCGGAGGCCGAGCAGTGGACGCTGCCCGCCTTCGACAGCTACACGCAGGAGACCGACCCGGCGGCCACGGCAGACGTGGTCGTCCGTGCGGACGACCCGCGCCACCCGGCGTGGAGCGGTTGA
- a CDS encoding helix-turn-helix domain-containing protein yields MTDVPARTDGAQPAPLDPDLFDPVCPSSAMPFRVGDKWTGMVIRCLEGGPRRFTELRVPLRAITAKVLSETLRAMERDGLLTRTAYDENPPRVEYALTPLGRTLVPLLDAARAWSATHLPQLLAARSAHEPDASGSASDASWAVCDSKRSPGNGSATSSPSDCST; encoded by the coding sequence ATGACCGACGTGCCGGCCCGTACCGACGGTGCACAGCCCGCTCCGCTCGACCCCGACCTGTTCGACCCCGTCTGCCCGTCGTCGGCGATGCCCTTTCGCGTCGGTGACAAGTGGACCGGCATGGTCATCCGCTGTCTTGAGGGCGGCCCGCGCCGCTTCACCGAACTGCGCGTCCCGCTCAGGGCCATCACCGCCAAGGTCCTCAGCGAGACCCTTCGCGCGATGGAACGCGACGGTCTGCTGACCCGTACGGCGTATGACGAGAACCCGCCTCGAGTCGAATACGCCCTCACCCCTCTCGGCCGTACTCTCGTCCCCCTCCTCGACGCGGCCCGCGCCTGGAGCGCGACCCACCTTCCACAGCTGCTCGCCGCCCGCAGCGCCCACGAGCCCGACGCGTCCGGGTCGGCGTCTGACGCATCATGGGCCGTGTGCGACTCGAAGCGATCACCTGGGAACGGCTCGGCGACCTCCTCGCCGAGCGACTGCTCGACCTGA
- a CDS encoding NAD(P)-dependent oxidoreductase, with protein sequence MAGIVVLGAGGRAGRAVTAEARRRGLTVTAAVRDPERYAGLGAPGVTVVRGDVLDRRSVEDVAGGHIAAVQAVSPFSGPEQGFATLDPAFFVKAADALLDGLADARVRRLVAVGLFANLLGPDGRPVMDDPTAFPPEIRPFALAHTAGLARLRKAGNGDVDWVMLTPGGGLEADGPRTGRHRFGDERMPDGIPGLSYADLAAAVLDEIEKPTLHRTRVSVYGPRRKEKEKAQENAKAT encoded by the coding sequence ATGGCTGGGATCGTCGTCCTCGGAGCCGGCGGACGGGCCGGGCGAGCAGTGACGGCGGAGGCGCGCCGACGCGGGCTGACCGTGACGGCCGCGGTACGGGACCCGGAGCGGTACGCGGGACTCGGGGCGCCCGGCGTCACGGTGGTCCGCGGTGACGTCCTCGACCGCCGGTCGGTCGAGGACGTCGCGGGCGGCCACATCGCCGCGGTGCAGGCGGTGTCCCCGTTCAGCGGGCCGGAACAGGGGTTCGCCACGCTCGACCCGGCCTTCTTCGTGAAAGCCGCGGACGCGCTGCTCGACGGACTGGCGGACGCGCGGGTACGGCGGCTCGTCGCCGTGGGACTGTTCGCGAACCTGCTGGGACCGGACGGACGGCCGGTCATGGACGATCCGACGGCGTTCCCGCCGGAGATACGGCCGTTCGCCCTGGCGCACACGGCAGGTCTCGCCCGGCTGCGGAAAGCAGGGAACGGTGACGTCGACTGGGTGATGCTCACACCCGGCGGCGGACTGGAAGCGGACGGCCCACGCACCGGACGCCACCGATTCGGCGACGAGCGGATGCCCGACGGGATCCCCGGGCTGTCGTACGCGGACCTCGCGGCAGCGGTACTGGACGAGATCGAGAAGCCGACACTGCACCGCACGCGGGTGTCGGTGTACGGCCCCAGAAGGAAGGAGAAGGAGAAGGCACAGGAGAACGCGAAGGCCACGTAG
- a CDS encoding DUF1772 domain-containing protein produces the protein MIDGPYLVLALVGALATGLMAGVFCAFSLLVMRGLAALPPAQGVAVMNAINTSAMTPAFMVLFLGSAVVCAVIAVVTFVLWPDDGTVHLLLGSALYLFGSFGVTVVANVPRNDTLMKLEPGTPEAAAYWPTYVREWTRWNHVRAVASATASIVYVLALI, from the coding sequence ATGATCGATGGACCGTATCTGGTGCTCGCGCTGGTGGGCGCACTGGCGACGGGGCTGATGGCCGGGGTCTTCTGCGCCTTCTCGCTGCTGGTCATGCGGGGCCTGGCCGCGCTGCCGCCCGCGCAGGGCGTCGCGGTGATGAACGCGATCAACACCTCGGCGATGACGCCGGCGTTCATGGTCCTCTTCCTGGGCTCGGCGGTGGTGTGCGCGGTGATCGCGGTGGTGACGTTCGTGCTGTGGCCGGACGACGGGACGGTTCACCTGCTGCTGGGCAGCGCGCTGTATCTGTTCGGTTCGTTCGGTGTGACCGTGGTGGCGAACGTGCCGCGCAACGACACGCTGATGAAGCTGGAGCCGGGCACGCCGGAGGCCGCCGCGTACTGGCCGACGTATGTGCGGGAGTGGACGAGGTGGAACCACGTGCGGGCGGTCGCGTCCGCGACCGCGTCGATCGTGTACGTCCTCGCCCTGATCTGA